A DNA window from Hordeum vulgare subsp. vulgare chromosome 1H, MorexV3_pseudomolecules_assembly, whole genome shotgun sequence contains the following coding sequences:
- the LOC123409649 gene encoding transcription factor MYB4-like: protein MGRAPCCEKEGLKRGAWSPEEDQRLADYIAQHGHPNWRALPKHAGLLRCGKSCRLRWVNYLSPNVKRGNFTANEEDLIIRLHQSLGNRWSVIAAQLPGRTDNEIKNVWHTHLKKMLEDGLKPAADHDAGGCGRQKSRKQAKARSATVDAGEPYKSPPGQSSSGLTCSTVTESAATVSSSPSDNATITSASHGHQLIKEDRFSSEAVSDDSFRSSTDVPGMIDLGAMDNDLSLPMTSPSTRSDDLDFWVKMLQEAGDIADLPNL, encoded by the exons ATGGGGAGAGCGCCGTGCTGCGAGAAGGAGGGTCTGAAGCGGGGAGCGTGGAGCCCCGAGGAGGACCAGCGGCTGGCCGACTACATCGCGCAGCATGGCCACCCCAACTGGCGCGCCCTCCCCAAGCACGCAG GGCTCCTGCGGTGCGGGAAGAGCTGCCGCCTGCGGTGGGTCAACTACCTCAGCCCGAACGTCAAGCGGGGCAACTTCACCGCCAACGAGGAGGACCTCATCATCCGCCTCCATCAGTCCCTCGGCAACAG GTGGTCCGTGATAGCTGCGCAGCTGCCGGGGCGCACTGACAATGAGATCAAGAACGTCTGGCACACGCACCTCAAGAAGATGCTGGAGGATGGCCTGAAGCCAGCCGCCGATCACGACGCCGGCGGATGTGGCCGGCAGAAGTCACGCAAGCAGGCCAAGGCTAGGAGCGCCACCGTCGATGCTGGCGAGCCGTACAAGTCGCCGCCGGGGCAGTCGAGCAGCGGCTTGACGTGCTCCACTGTGACCGAGTCGGCGGCGACGGTGTCATCCTCGCCGAGCGATAACGCCACCATCACAAGCGCAAGCCACGGTCACCAGCTCATCAAGGAGGACCGCTTCAGCTCGGAGGCCGTCAGTGACGACAGCTTCCGGTCTTCGACAGACGTGCCGGGAATGATAGACCTCGGTGCCATGGACAACGATCTGAGCCTGCCAATGACCTCACCATCGACGAGGAGTGATGACCTCGACTTCTGGGTCAAGATGCTGCAGGAGGCCGGAGACATAGCAGACTTGCCAAACTTGTAA